Below is a window of Fibrobacter sp. UWB11 DNA.
TGCCAAGTCGGGCAACTTTGAAATGGACTTTGAACCGGATATAAATATTTTCATAGTGCCTCTTTATAGAATGGTTGATTTTATCAGCTCTAGCAGGTTAAATCCGTTTTTTGAAAAATAGTGGTCTTGCCCGTGGATTATGGCAATGCGGACATTTTCGCGTTCGTGCAATTTGATGAGGCCCGCTAAGTGTGCCGATGGATCGAGGCTCCCGAAAACGAATGTCATCATTTCGCCTGCAAAATTTTGAGCGTATCGACACATTTTTATCGTATTTATCATGAGGGGAGGATTGATTAGTAAAATACGGCTAATCTGCGGAAAAGATGCATGTTCTAAGCACCCGATTGACGCTCCTTTCGACATCCCCATGAAATAAATTTTGGTTGTATCGGTAATCTCAAATTCCGATTGAACCATTTCGGCGAATTGTGCCATTTGGTCAATATCAGACGACGGCGTGGATGCGCAAACGACAGAGAATCCGTACAAGTCTCGCAATTCGCAAGCGAGTTTCAGGTACTTGTTCTGGTAACCATAAATAGAGCCGTCTTGCCCTGTTTTTATCAGGAATATTTTTTGACGGTTACCGCCAAAGACGAAACCGTAATCTATGCTACAATTGGCGCATTTGCTGGATTTGACTAGATCAAAATTTTTCTGAGGCATATTAAGAAATAAAGAATAAGGTAAAATACAAATTGCTATTAGAAATCCTCTTCTATAATTTCGAAGGCTTTAGGCTCGCTTTGTTTTACATACCATGGTCCGTAATGTTTTGTGCCTAACGATATGTCGATTGGAACTGATAAATTTAATTCCTTAATGCAATTAATATTTTTTTCAACAATGTCGTTAACGCCATCCCAAGCCAAATATACTTTTTCATCTAAAATTGAAATTATTAGGTCGCAATCGTCTGACATCTGTTGTAGATAGACGGATTCGGCAACTTTATTTGGGAGTATTTTTGTTCTTTCTGCACAAGACTGAATTTTTGCCGAAGTCACGAAGTTGTTTTTTGGGGTATCTCCATTACAATAAAAGGTTATGTTGTTGTAAGCCTTTGATTCTAGGTATTTTTGTATGAGTATATCCGTGTCATCGCTATCGCCAACGAGAATTTCGTCTTTGTTTTTGATGATGTAGTCAAGAATCGTTTTGGCAAAATTGGGTAGTTCAGCAAAGGATTTTCCGTAAACAAAAATCTTTATGTATGATCTTTTTCGTAAAATTGTTGATTCCGCCAAGTCTTGCAACTGATAATAATTCCGCGAAAAGATGTAATCAATTTCAGGAATGATTGCTGCGTGGATGTTTTTGTGCTTGTATGATTTAAGGTGTCTTGCCAAAGGCGCTGATGGGTCGAATTTTCCGAAAACGAACGTCATCATTTCTCCTTCATAGTTTTGGACGCTTCGACATATTTTTCTCGTATAGTATGCGAGTTGAGGGTTGATTAGCAAAAAACGACTAATCTGAGGAAAGGATGCGTGCCCTAAGCATCCAACGGTAGCTCCTTGAGAGATGCCTATGAAATAAATCTTGGTCGCATCGATGATTCCGATTTCTGACGAGACGATACATGCGAGTTCAGCCATTTGATCACTGCATGATGATGATGGAGCCACATTGCTCGGAGATGGTGTCGATGCGCTCACTACCGTGAATCCGTATGAGTCTCGCAGTTCGTAGGCGAACTGTATGTATTCACTTTTGTAGCCATAAACGGAATCTTCTAGATCTGTTTTGATTATAAGAATTTTCTGATGATCACGACCAAAGATGATGCCGTAATCTATTTCGTTGTTAGATATGTGTGTAATTGTCAAATCAAAGGATAAATTTGATTTTTTCATGGGTTTTCCTTTTTGTTGTATCTCTAAAAATAGATTTTCACTGCGACAAATAATGTCGTGATTTAAAGAAAGTGAAAAATAGAATTTTAGGAATTTGCAAAATATGCAAATTGCTTTTTTACTTCTAAGGTGTAAAATTTGCGCCTTAGAAAAGAAATTTGATAATTGTTAATAATCAAGGTCGAAATTTTCGGCCTTGAACCCCAAAAAACAACTTGAAGTCAAAATTTTTGACTTCAAGTTGGGTGGAATACTTGTGTTGCAAAAAATCTTGATTTGCAAAAAAATGCACATCAAGATTTGTTTCTTGTTGGGCGTTTTCTATTACAACTGTCCGGGGAGTACTAGCTTTTCCTTAGGTGGGAAGCTTGCTTCGTACTTCTCGAATTCTTCGGGCATTCGTTCGGTCACAAAATAGCCCTCGGGGTCTTTGTACGAGCCCGTCACTCCGTCCAAGAATCCCTCGTCGAGTTCCTTGCACAAGAAATATGGCGCGTCGCTGTTCGGGTCGTCGGCGTAGCGGATGCCCTTGGTGTAAGCGGGGACGAATCCGCACTTGCCGTAGAATCTGATGTTCCCGACGATGAGCAGGCAACCTGCGCCCATCTTGCGGGCGAGTTCCATGGAATAGTCGAGGAGCGCCTTGCCGTATCCCTGTCGCTTGTAGTCGGGGTGGATGCTGATGGGCCCGAAGGTCATCATGCGAATTTTGCGTCCGTCGTCATCATCGATTTTCGACCACGCGTACATCACGTGTCCGATAATTTGTCCGTCAACTTCCATGACGAGCGAAAGTTCCGGGATAAAGCTTGGGTCGTTCCTGTAATGGTGGAGGACAAAATGCTCCACGCAGCCGGGACGGTAAACGTTCCAGAATGCTTCTCGGGTGAGATTTTCGACGATTTTAAAGTCGCGCGGTTGTTCCGTGCGGATATTGTATTTTTTCATTGTTTATCTCCAAAATTTTTGTGTGAATAGGCACAATCACCTTGGAAGACCGCCTTGAAAACATTTGTCTTCCAAGGCCCTAAACAATGAACCAATATTTACTAGATAACATCCAGCCTCTGATAAAAGTGATGCCCTAAATATACATAGTTTTGCCGTGTTTGGGGCGAAAATGCGCTTTTTTCAGACGAATCACGAATTTTAGGTGTTGTTGTGTCGTGTTTATGAAAGTTTTACGAGGAAATTTTTCGGAAAAATCTAAATTTCAATGTTAGTATATGAGGATTTTTGAATATGAAAAATATTTCCGCTAAGTATCTTGTGAGCGCCCTTTTTGTCGGGCTTTGTATGTTTGCCGGTTGTGGCGACGATTCGTCGAACTCTTTCCCGGCTGCTCCGAATACGGGGGCCGTTTCTTCGTCTAGTGTAGATCAGCCGCAAAGCCAAGCTGGCGATACCCAGTCCTCTTCTAGCGAAATTGATTCGAACCCCATTGCTAATGCTTCTAGTTCTTCGGAGACTGCTCCTGTTGTCACGACAAGCTCGTCCGATGTCGCTTTGTCGTCGAGCTCTGCCGGGACTGTTGTGAACGGTCCGTTTACTTTTGCAACGACTCCGGGTACACTTGCTTTGGCTCCGGATGCCGATGGCTTCTATGATATGGGCGATGTCTATAAGGCTGTGCCCAAGACTAGCAAGATTGCTTTTGTGATTCGCCAT
It encodes the following:
- a CDS encoding GNAT family N-acetyltransferase, which gives rise to MKKYNIRTEQPRDFKIVENLTREAFWNVYRPGCVEHFVLHHYRNDPSFIPELSLVMEVDGQIIGHVMYAWSKIDDDDGRKIRMMTFGPISIHPDYKRQGYGKALLDYSMELARKMGAGCLLIVGNIRFYGKCGFVPAYTKGIRYADDPNSDAPYFLCKELDEGFLDGVTGSYKDPEGYFVTERMPEEFEKYEASFPPKEKLVLPGQL